Proteins co-encoded in one Bacillus infantis NRRL B-14911 genomic window:
- the dnaE gene encoding DNA polymerase III subunit alpha — protein MSFIHLHVYSAYSLLTSTVSVEQLVARAKQKGFSAIALTDRNVMYGTVQFYKECLKHSIKPIIGLCADIESAGGEKGPSPLVLLAQNQDGFQNLLKISSTLQTKADGGIPVKWLKHYSSGLIALTPGLEGEIEQYIAGGEEEKALEAIRLYTEIFGKDRFYLAYQDHGLPEEKKINRKLKELSVNHGFQTAAANQVFYAEKEDAFAQECLLAIKNGDKLQDENRFRLQSDEYYLKTAEEMSEVFTESTEALENTIKIMEQCNVMLELDKKHLPKYPVPEGDADTLLEELCWKGFAERYPEASEVHRQRLLYELGIIKKMKFSDYFLIVWDFIKFSRENGILTGPGRGSAAGSMVSYVLYITDADPIEHELLFERFLNPERISMPDIDIDFPDHRRDEVIRYVAKKYGELHVAQIITFGTLAAKAAMRDTGRVFGLNAKELEQVSRLIPSRPGTNLKTAYKESEQLRAFTAESSLNKRLFETALKIEGLPRHTSTHAAGVVISEFPLVNVVPIQQGHEGVYLTQYSMEHLEAAGLLKMDFLGLRNLSLIETILSSIQRKTGKKPDIKKIPLDDEKTYRLLSSGETTGVFQLESDGMRNVLKKLKPTRFEDIVAVNALYRPGPMENIPSFINRKHGKEPISYPHPDLKPYLEKTYGVIVYQEQIMQIASKMAGFSLGEADLLRRAVSKKQKDVLDRERAHFASGAVSSGYDEKTAQEVYDLIVRFANYGFNRSHAVAYSFIAYQLAYLKANYPLNFMAALLSQASGNEDKLAQYIRELKHLGLTLLPPSINSSGYSFQAESGGIRYSLAAVKGIGASVLKDVFHARRQKRFEDLFDFCIRVPAKSATRKILEAFVHSGSFDEFGEDRAVLLATLDIAIEHAELVKPDESGQEDFFSEDEFSIKPKYAENDPIRIEDKLQYEKEYLGLYLSDHPVSVYAASFASLGVTQLADMEPGSRNIRTAAYLSEVKKIRTKKGEAMAFLSLNDQSGEMEAVVFPAVYKRDSALLKQGAILLLEGKAEERDGKRQFIVNRAADMGQAAAEAGKHERTLYLKVPEDIETPEGLKELKAILGRNPGSVPVVLHYAGSQKTIRLAEGNGADATEKLLKDLGSVLGTENVIIK, from the coding sequence ATGTCATTTATTCACCTTCATGTATATAGTGCATACAGCCTGCTGACAAGTACGGTTTCGGTTGAACAGCTTGTTGCGCGGGCAAAGCAGAAAGGCTTCAGCGCCATTGCCTTGACAGACCGGAATGTAATGTATGGTACGGTTCAGTTTTACAAGGAATGTCTCAAGCATTCTATTAAACCGATCATCGGCCTTTGTGCAGATATTGAATCCGCGGGAGGGGAAAAGGGGCCGAGCCCTTTAGTGCTCCTGGCCCAAAACCAGGACGGCTTCCAGAACCTCCTGAAAATATCGAGCACTCTTCAAACGAAAGCGGACGGGGGGATCCCGGTAAAATGGCTGAAGCATTATTCCTCAGGGCTTATTGCCCTTACACCGGGCCTGGAAGGAGAAATCGAACAGTATATTGCCGGCGGTGAAGAAGAGAAGGCGCTTGAAGCCATTCGCCTCTATACAGAGATTTTCGGAAAAGACCGGTTTTATCTGGCCTATCAGGATCATGGCCTTCCGGAAGAAAAGAAGATAAACAGAAAGCTGAAGGAATTGTCTGTAAACCATGGCTTTCAGACCGCTGCGGCAAACCAGGTGTTTTATGCCGAAAAAGAAGATGCTTTTGCCCAGGAATGCCTTCTGGCCATTAAAAATGGCGATAAACTCCAGGACGAAAACCGCTTCCGTCTTCAAAGCGATGAATATTATCTTAAGACAGCAGAAGAAATGTCAGAGGTTTTTACAGAAAGCACTGAAGCACTGGAGAACACCATTAAAATTATGGAGCAGTGCAATGTCATGCTGGAGCTTGATAAGAAGCATCTGCCAAAATACCCTGTCCCGGAGGGGGATGCGGATACACTGCTGGAAGAGCTGTGCTGGAAGGGATTTGCGGAGCGCTATCCCGAGGCTTCGGAAGTCCATCGCCAACGCCTTCTATATGAGTTAGGCATCATTAAAAAAATGAAGTTCAGCGATTATTTTCTGATTGTCTGGGATTTCATCAAATTCTCCAGAGAAAACGGCATCCTAACTGGCCCCGGCCGGGGATCTGCGGCCGGATCCATGGTGTCTTACGTCCTTTATATAACCGATGCTGACCCAATTGAGCATGAGCTCCTGTTTGAGCGCTTTCTTAATCCGGAGCGGATATCCATGCCAGATATTGATATAGACTTTCCGGACCATAGAAGGGATGAGGTCATCAGATACGTCGCAAAAAAATACGGAGAGCTCCATGTGGCCCAGATTATCACTTTCGGCACGCTGGCAGCCAAAGCGGCAATGCGGGATACCGGAAGGGTATTCGGCCTGAATGCAAAAGAGCTTGAGCAGGTTTCTCGCCTGATCCCGTCCCGACCAGGCACAAACCTGAAAACAGCCTACAAAGAATCAGAACAGCTGCGGGCGTTTACGGCTGAATCCAGCCTGAATAAGAGGTTATTTGAAACAGCGCTGAAAATCGAAGGGCTTCCAAGGCATACATCCACACACGCTGCAGGTGTGGTTATCAGCGAATTTCCCCTTGTTAATGTGGTTCCAATCCAGCAGGGCCATGAAGGAGTCTATTTGACGCAATACTCAATGGAGCATCTGGAGGCTGCCGGCCTTTTAAAAATGGACTTCCTGGGGCTGCGCAATCTTTCCCTTATTGAAACGATTTTATCCTCCATTCAGCGGAAAACAGGAAAGAAACCTGATATAAAAAAGATCCCCCTGGATGATGAAAAGACATACCGGCTTCTTAGCTCCGGGGAGACGACAGGTGTCTTCCAGCTTGAATCTGATGGGATGCGGAATGTACTCAAGAAGCTGAAGCCGACCCGCTTTGAAGATATTGTGGCGGTCAATGCACTATACAGGCCGGGACCGATGGAGAATATCCCATCCTTCATTAACAGGAAGCATGGGAAAGAGCCGATTTCTTACCCGCATCCGGATTTGAAGCCGTATTTAGAAAAAACTTACGGAGTCATTGTCTACCAGGAGCAAATCATGCAGATTGCTTCCAAGATGGCCGGCTTCTCTTTGGGAGAAGCAGATTTGCTGAGAAGGGCTGTGAGTAAAAAGCAGAAGGATGTGCTGGACCGGGAGAGGGCCCATTTTGCATCAGGTGCTGTGAGCAGCGGCTATGACGAGAAAACAGCTCAGGAAGTTTACGACCTGATTGTGCGCTTTGCAAATTACGGCTTTAACAGAAGCCACGCTGTCGCCTACAGCTTTATCGCTTACCAGCTTGCCTATTTAAAAGCTAATTATCCTTTGAACTTTATGGCTGCACTCCTTTCACAGGCTTCAGGCAATGAAGATAAGCTTGCCCAGTATATCCGTGAGCTGAAGCATCTGGGGCTCACGCTTCTTCCGCCATCAATCAATTCGAGCGGCTATTCCTTCCAGGCAGAAAGCGGCGGCATCCGCTACAGCCTTGCAGCAGTGAAAGGGATAGGCGCCTCTGTCCTGAAGGATGTCTTTCACGCCCGAAGGCAGAAGCGTTTTGAGGATTTGTTTGATTTTTGCATCAGGGTACCTGCAAAATCAGCCACACGAAAAATTCTGGAGGCATTTGTGCATTCCGGCAGCTTCGACGAATTCGGGGAGGACCGCGCTGTTTTGCTTGCCACTCTGGATATAGCGATTGAGCATGCAGAACTGGTTAAGCCGGATGAGTCCGGCCAGGAGGATTTCTTCTCTGAAGATGAATTTTCCATCAAGCCGAAGTACGCGGAAAATGACCCCATCCGCATTGAAGATAAGCTTCAGTATGAAAAAGAGTATCTCGGACTTTATCTGTCAGACCATCCTGTTTCCGTTTATGCTGCCAGTTTTGCCTCCCTCGGTGTCACACAGCTGGCAGATATGGAACCTGGCAGCCGGAATATAAGAACTGCCGCTTATCTTTCAGAAGTAAAAAAAATCAGGACGAAGAAGGGAGAGGCCATGGCTTTCCTGTCCCTGAATGACCAGAGCGGAGAAATGGAGGCAGTTGTATTCCCTGCGGTATATAAAAGGGATTCTGCACTTCTGAAGCAGGGAGCTATCCTTCTCTTGGAAGGCAAAGCCGAGGAGCGGGATGGAAAGAGGCAGTTTATTGTGAACCGTGCCGCAGATATGGGACAGGCAGCTGCAGAAGCAGGCAAGCATGAGAGGACCTTATATTTGAAGGTCCCTGAAGATATAGAAACACCTGAAGGCCTGAAGGAGCTCAAAGCTATCCTGGGGAGGAATCCTGGATCAGTTCCGGTCGTCCTTCATTATGCAGGATCTCAAAAGACGATCCGCCTGGCAGAAGGAAACGGAGCAGATGCCACAGAAAAGCTGCTCAAAGATCTGGGCAGCGTGCTAGGCACTGAAAATGTAATTATAAAATAG
- a CDS encoding YtrH family sporulation protein, whose translation MKHQPFFASMMESYFIALGVLIGGSIIGGLAAFLTGKPPLTEVFRLSNMIRIWAIVAAIGGTFDAVYSFERGLFQGETKDIFKQFMLILSALGGAQTGALIISWLTQEHIS comes from the coding sequence ATGAAACACCAGCCATTTTTTGCTTCAATGATGGAAAGCTATTTTATTGCACTGGGTGTTTTGATTGGCGGATCGATTATCGGGGGGCTTGCAGCTTTCCTGACCGGCAAGCCGCCTCTGACTGAGGTGTTCCGCCTCTCCAATATGATCAGGATCTGGGCGATCGTCGCCGCGATCGGGGGCACTTTCGATGCTGTATACAGCTTTGAAAGAGGGCTGTTCCAGGGAGAGACAAAAGATATTTTCAAACAGTTCATGCTCATTCTTTCCGCGCTGGGCGGAGCACAAACGGGGGCACTGATCATCAGCTGGCTCACACAGGAGCATATATCATGA
- the ytrI gene encoding sporulation membrane protein YtrI — MRIPPYYRKPAWQQLFAGMAIGGAVSWFIFLFIFGVWQEDYSFKIEKQEETIAGLRNDIKLWQESFKEQNKKSLKQMTVQDIKVKITNADKYKLDTLSVLQVEDSVKEDIRILVAKDMESVSKSTGLIRKVIENRTFRINDKRYRLEVSEMVIFTTLTISLKISFED; from the coding sequence ATGAGGATCCCTCCTTATTACAGGAAGCCGGCATGGCAGCAGCTGTTTGCCGGCATGGCCATTGGCGGCGCCGTCAGCTGGTTCATCTTTTTGTTCATTTTTGGCGTATGGCAGGAGGACTACAGTTTTAAGATAGAAAAACAGGAAGAAACAATTGCAGGGCTAAGAAATGATATCAAGCTCTGGCAGGAGAGCTTCAAGGAACAGAATAAGAAAAGCCTTAAACAGATGACTGTACAGGACATAAAAGTAAAAATAACCAACGCCGATAAATATAAGCTTGATACATTGAGTGTGCTTCAGGTCGAGGACAGCGTCAAGGAGGATATAAGAATTCTGGTGGCAAAGGATATGGAAAGCGTATCGAAAAGCACAGGACTGATCAGGAAGGTCATTGAAAACCGGACATTCCGCATCAATGATAAAAGATACCGCCTGGAAGTAAGTGAAATGGTCATTTTTACAACATTGACGATTTCCTTGAAGATATCTTTTGAAGACTAA
- a CDS encoding DHH family phosphoesterase: MKSKILDEIKKYDTIIIHRHVRPDPDAYGSQGGLAEIIKTSFPEKTVYTVGKEEESLNFMRRLDSIPDEAYKGALVIVCDTANQERVCDQRYTMGDKLIKIDHHPNEDPYGDIMWVETDASSVSEMIYEFYLEGKDAGLKMSDEAARLIYGGIVGDTGRFLFPSTTEKTFEIAGELIRYNFSRTDLYDKMYELKPNVVKLNGYVLQNFEVLANGAASVTISRELQEQYGLKASDASLLVGVLGNVQGIKAWVFFIEEEDQIRVCLRSKGPVINGLAKKYKGGGHPLAAGASIHSWEEKKDVIKDLEEICL; the protein is encoded by the coding sequence ATGAAATCAAAAATTCTTGATGAAATAAAAAAATATGATACCATCATCATCCACCGCCATGTAAGGCCTGATCCTGATGCATACGGCTCCCAGGGCGGGCTGGCGGAAATCATTAAAACATCTTTCCCGGAAAAAACGGTATATACGGTCGGGAAGGAGGAAGAGTCGCTGAACTTTATGAGGCGGCTTGACAGCATCCCGGATGAAGCCTATAAAGGGGCTTTGGTCATTGTGTGCGACACAGCCAATCAGGAGCGGGTCTGTGACCAGCGATATACGATGGGCGATAAGCTCATTAAAATCGACCATCACCCGAACGAAGATCCTTATGGCGACATTATGTGGGTTGAAACCGATGCCAGCTCTGTCAGTGAAATGATCTATGAGTTCTACCTGGAGGGGAAGGATGCAGGATTAAAGATGTCTGATGAGGCAGCCAGGCTGATATACGGGGGAATTGTCGGGGATACGGGACGATTCCTGTTTCCGAGCACAACGGAAAAAACCTTTGAAATTGCTGGTGAATTGATCCGCTATAATTTTTCACGGACAGATCTTTACGACAAAATGTATGAGCTGAAGCCGAATGTCGTCAAACTGAACGGATATGTTCTGCAGAATTTCGAGGTTCTTGCCAACGGCGCAGCATCTGTGACAATCAGCAGGGAGCTTCAGGAGCAATATGGACTTAAGGCTTCAGATGCATCCCTTCTTGTAGGGGTACTTGGCAATGTCCAGGGAATCAAAGCATGGGTATTCTTTATCGAGGAAGAAGATCAGATCAGGGTCTGCCTCCGTTCAAAGGGGCCGGTCATCAATGGCCTGGCCAAGAAGTATAAAGGCGGGGGACATCCCCTGGCAGCAGGAGCTTCCATCCATTCATGGGAAGAAAAGAAGGATGTTATCAAAGATTTGGAGGAAATCTGCCTGTAA